In Actinomycetota bacterium, the genomic stretch ATATAGTACTAGAAATGTTAATAATATATAATAAAATAAAAATTAGGAGGTATATATAATGGTACAGGAAAAGACTTTAAAAAACCTGAAGGATGCTTTTGCGGGTGAATCACAGGCTAACCGGAAATATTTAGCTTTTGCCCAGAAAGCAGAAGAAGAAGGGTTGGCACAGGAAGCAAAACTATTTAAAGCAGCAGCTGATGCAGAGACCGTCCATGCCCACAATCATTTAAGGGCTATGGAAGGAATCAAGTCTACCAAAGAAAATTTAAAAGAAGCTGTAGAGGGGGAAACCTATGAGTTTGAAGACATGTATCCTCCCATGATTGAACAAGCCCGGCAGGAAGGCGAAAACGAAGCTATGGCCAGTTTTAATTATGCTAATAAGGTAGAAAAGGTACATGCCCAGCTTTACCGGAAGTACCTGGACAACCTGGGAAATAATGAGGATACCGATATTTTTGTTTGTCAGTTCTGCGGCAATACAGTAGAAGGAGAAGCTCCTGACAAATGCCCTGTTTGCGGGAAGCCAAGGGAGATATTTAAAAAAATTGAGTAATGAAATATTTACTTCTTTTTCTCATCTATAGTTTTTTGGGAGTCGGAATCGAGGTATTCTTTACCTCGATTCATGATTTTATCAGGTACAGGGACTTAAGTTTTAAAGGCAGGTCTTACCTATGGATGTTTCCTATTTACGGAAGCCTGGGCCTGGTCATAGGCCCCCTTTATAACAATTTGCAGGTAGTGCCCTTTATAGCCAGGGGCTTTATTTATATGGCTATAATTTTTGCCGCTGAGTTTGCATATGGCTTCCTGTTGAAGCTGGCTATCGGCAAATGCCCCTGGGAGTATCACTCCAGATGGGCTATCATGGGATTAGTAAAGGTAACCTACCTGCCTTTCTGGCTGGCTTATGGATACCTGGCAGAGCTAATTTATCGGGGATTTATAAATATAACTATCTATTAGATATGGAAATAAAAGAAAACAGCGGGACCCTATTGGTGTGCGGAACCCCTATCGGTAACCTGGAAGATGCCAGTTTCAGGCTTATTTCCACTTTAAAAAAAGCAGACTTGATTGCAGCCGAGGATACCAGGACGGCAAGAAAACTGCTTGACCGGTACCAAATTGGCAAAAAGAAGCTGTTAAGCTACCATGATTTTAGCGGCCAGGACAAGATATTGGCCATAGCAGGCTACCTTGAGCAGGGTAAAGATGTTGCCCTGGTCACGGAATCAGGGATGCCTGCTATCCAGGATCCTGGCTATAAGCTGATAAGGCATTGCCTGCAGCAAGGCTTGCCGGTAACGGTGATACCAGGCCCCAATGCAGCCTTGGCTGCTTTGGTTCTCAGCGGGTTTCCTACTGACAGTTTTTTATTTGTGGGATTTGCCCCTAAGACTAAGGTAAAGAGAAGGAATAGGCTGCAGCAGTTAAAGGGCCTCCCCTTTACCTTGATATTCTATGAGTCTCCCCACCGGACCCTGGATTTTTTAAAAGACCTGTACCAGGTATGCGGAGACCGCCAGGTGTGTATTGCCCGGGAACTGACCAAAATCTATGAGCAAACTATCAGGGGGAATTTGTCCCAGGTAATTTCACAACTGGACCAGAAGCTAAAAGGGGAAATAGTGATAGTGGCAGAAGGGCATTCCGGGGATGCTATTAAGGAATATAGCTTGGAAGAGATAAAGCAAAGGCTAATGGATCTTATGTCGGAGGGGCTCTCTAAAAAATCAGCCATGAAAATTATAAGGGGCCAGTATGACATAGACCGGCAAACATTGTATAATATTTCCACAAAAATCTAGGATAGATTCGAGGTAAATGATGGGAGAAAAATTTTATATAACCACTGCTATACCCTACATGAATTCCAAGCTGCACCTGGGCCAGGTTTATGAATTCATACTGGCAGACATTGTAGCCAGGTATAACCGGCTTAAGGGCAAAGACGTCTATTTTCTAACCGGTTCCGATGAGCATGGCCAAAAGATAGACAAGGCAGCCCAGGAAAAACAGATGCCTGCCCAGCTTTATGTGGACAGCATGGTTGAAGATATGAAAAGAATCCTTAAGCTGTACGGTATAAGCAATGACGGTTTTATCAGGACTACTGATAAACTCCATGAGCAGGTAGTGCAGGCTATCTTAAATAAGCTTAAGGATAATGGGGATATTTATAAGCATGACTATGAAGGTAATTACTGTGTACCCTGTGAGACCTTTTTTCCTGATTCACAACTGGTAGATGGAAATTGTCCTGACTGCGGCCGGAAGACAGAGAAGGTAAAAGAAGAAAATTATTTCTTCAAACTTTCCAAATACCAGGACCGGCTGATTGAGCATGTGGAAAAAAACCCTGATTTTGTGGTGCCTGAAGTAAGGAGAAACGAAGTTTTGGGCTTGCTCAAACAGGGCTTAAAAGACATAAGTATTACCAGGACTACCGTTACCTGGGGGGTGCCGGTGCCGTTTGACAGCCAGCATTACTGCTATGTATGGGTAGATGCACTGATAAACTATATCTCTGCCCTGGGCTATGGCTTGGAAGATGATGGCCTGTTTAAGAAATATTGGCCTGCAGACCAGCACCATATAGGGAAAGATATATTGAAATTCCATACTGTTATCTGGCCTGCCTTACTG encodes the following:
- a CDS encoding rubrerythrin family protein encodes the protein MVQEKTLKNLKDAFAGESQANRKYLAFAQKAEEEGLAQEAKLFKAAADAETVHAHNHLRAMEGIKSTKENLKEAVEGETYEFEDMYPPMIEQARQEGENEAMASFNYANKVEKVHAQLYRKYLDNLGNNEDTDIFVCQFCGNTVEGEAPDKCPVCGKPREIFKKIE
- the rsmI gene encoding 16S rRNA (cytidine(1402)-2'-O)-methyltransferase, producing the protein MEIKENSGTLLVCGTPIGNLEDASFRLISTLKKADLIAAEDTRTARKLLDRYQIGKKKLLSYHDFSGQDKILAIAGYLEQGKDVALVTESGMPAIQDPGYKLIRHCLQQGLPVTVIPGPNAALAALVLSGFPTDSFLFVGFAPKTKVKRRNRLQQLKGLPFTLIFYESPHRTLDFLKDLYQVCGDRQVCIARELTKIYEQTIRGNLSQVISQLDQKLKGEIVIVAEGHSGDAIKEYSLEEIKQRLMDLMSEGLSKKSAMKIIRGQYDIDRQTLYNISTKI
- the metG gene encoding methionine--tRNA ligase; this encodes MMGEKFYITTAIPYMNSKLHLGQVYEFILADIVARYNRLKGKDVYFLTGSDEHGQKIDKAAQEKQMPAQLYVDSMVEDMKRILKLYGISNDGFIRTTDKLHEQVVQAILNKLKDNGDIYKHDYEGNYCVPCETFFPDSQLVDGNCPDCGRKTEKVKEENYFFKLSKYQDRLIEHVEKNPDFVVPEVRRNEVLGLLKQGLKDISITRTTVTWGVPVPFDSQHYCYVWVDALINYISALGYGLEDDGLFKKYWPADQHHIGKDILKFHTVIWPALLMSLGVELPHHVVIHGWILLGHEKLSKSKGITLDPDQLAQDYGVDAIRYFVSRDISFGNDGSFTYDSLVKRYNGDLSNDIGNLVSRTVTMVNKFAAGKVPSRPEEDGGFRQEWEKTQKLYQENMENFRFSDCLIVLWDFINKANKYIEDTQPWSLAKSDQPQDLKKLEATLYQLVEAIRLSAVLVSPFMPHICQKILGQFGIEDKVDSLTLKEHSQWGSYSGGTLIGEKEILFPRIKED